In Bradyrhizobium guangxiense, the following are encoded in one genomic region:
- a CDS encoding tripartite tricarboxylate transporter substrate binding protein BugD, whose amino-acid sequence MISFGLRRSLATIAALSLASFSLVTGAFAQDFPKRPITMIVPFAAGGTSDVIARAVAEQMGIALGQTIVIENVAGAGGSTALARASRAEPDGYTIAIGNAGTNAATYTIYPKLPFTPDSFVPIAMVAKTFGIIALRKDFPAKDLKEFIAYAKANPGKINLGHAGVGSSNYLICKSVTAAGIDATLVGYRGAAPALTDAVGSQIDGVCDAAASVSQSINEKLVKGLVVGSTVRLATLPDLPTSAEAGLPEFEAQGWNGLFAPKGTPPAVIAKLNAAARTAVETEAVKKRFADLSTVAPDANEHAPELLQQLVTRDVEKYRKMLADDAK is encoded by the coding sequence GTGATCTCGTTCGGGCTGAGGCGGTCTCTCGCCACAATCGCAGCGCTGTCGCTCGCGTCATTTTCGCTCGTAACTGGCGCATTCGCGCAGGATTTCCCCAAGCGTCCGATCACCATGATCGTGCCGTTCGCGGCCGGCGGCACCTCGGACGTGATCGCGCGCGCGGTGGCCGAGCAGATGGGCATCGCGCTCGGCCAGACCATCGTGATCGAGAACGTTGCCGGCGCCGGCGGCTCGACCGCGCTGGCGCGCGCCTCCCGCGCCGAGCCCGACGGCTACACCATCGCGATCGGCAATGCCGGCACCAATGCCGCGACCTACACGATCTATCCGAAGCTGCCGTTCACGCCGGACTCGTTCGTGCCGATCGCCATGGTGGCGAAGACGTTCGGCATCATCGCGCTGCGCAAGGACTTTCCGGCGAAGGACCTCAAGGAGTTCATCGCCTATGCCAAGGCCAATCCGGGCAAGATCAATCTCGGCCATGCCGGCGTCGGCTCCTCGAACTATCTGATCTGCAAGAGCGTCACCGCCGCCGGGATCGACGCGACGCTGGTCGGCTATCGCGGCGCGGCACCCGCGCTCACCGACGCGGTCGGCAGCCAGATCGACGGCGTCTGCGATGCGGCCGCCTCGGTCTCGCAGTCGATCAACGAGAAGTTGGTGAAGGGCCTCGTGGTCGGCTCGACCGTTCGGCTCGCCACGCTGCCGGATCTGCCGACCTCGGCGGAAGCGGGGCTGCCCGAGTTCGAGGCGCAGGGCTGGAACGGCCTGTTCGCGCCCAAGGGCACACCGCCGGCTGTGATCGCGAAGCTGAACGCCGCCGCGCGCACCGCCGTCGAGACCGAGGCGGTGAAGAAGCGCTTCGCCGACCTGTCGACCGTCGCGCCCGATGCCAACGAGCACGCGCCGGAGCTGCTGCAGCAGCTCGTGACGCGCGATGTCGAGAAGTACCGGAAGATGCTGGCGGACGACGCCAAGTAG
- the purQ gene encoding phosphoribosylformylglycinamidine synthase subunit PurQ, producing MKAAILVFPGINRERDMARALRLISGSEPAMVWHAETSLPAGTDLVVVPGGFSYGDYLRCGAIAARAPVMDAVRDYAAKGGLVLGVCNGFQILCESGLLPGVLMRNARLKFICRDVHLRVERSDTPFTRGYNAGQVIRVPVAHGEGNYEADDETIKRLEGEGRGLYRYCSAAGEVDDFNNINGAAHSIAGIVNDKGNVLGMMPHPENHVEDIMGCTDGRGLFAGLAQHLENAA from the coding sequence ATGAAAGCCGCCATCCTCGTCTTTCCCGGAATCAACCGCGAGCGCGACATGGCGCGGGCGCTGAGGCTGATCTCCGGCAGCGAGCCCGCGATGGTGTGGCACGCCGAGACCTCGCTGCCTGCGGGGACCGATCTCGTGGTGGTGCCGGGCGGCTTCTCCTACGGCGACTATTTGCGCTGCGGCGCCATCGCGGCACGTGCACCGGTGATGGATGCTGTGCGCGACTACGCGGCCAAGGGCGGCCTCGTGCTCGGCGTCTGCAACGGTTTCCAGATCCTATGCGAGTCCGGCCTCCTGCCGGGTGTGTTGATGCGCAATGCGCGGCTGAAATTCATCTGCCGCGACGTGCACCTGCGCGTCGAGCGATCCGACACGCCATTCACTCGCGGCTACAATGCCGGCCAGGTGATCCGCGTGCCCGTCGCCCATGGCGAGGGCAATTACGAGGCGGATGACGAGACCATCAAGCGGCTCGAAGGCGAGGGGCGGGGGCTCTATCGCTATTGCTCCGCCGCCGGCGAAGTCGACGATTTCAACAACATCAACGGCGCGGCACATTCGATCGCCGGCATCGTCAACGACAAGGGCAACGTGCTCGGCATGATGCCGCATCCGGAGAATCACGTCGAAGACATCATGGGCTGCACCGACGGCCGCGGCCTGTTCGCCGGCCTCGCCCAGCACCTGGAAAACGCCGCGTGA
- a CDS encoding magnesium and cobalt transport protein CorA has product MNVPSLPTSSSEPVSAEGVVAAGAYVDGRRVANIAISEASSWRAKPGHVVWIGLHEPDMALLGAVQKQFDLHDLAIEDANHAHQRPKIEQYGEALFIVARTAQLIEGRIAFGETHIFVGEGYLVSVRHGASTSYTPVRERCESCPRALARGEDYILYAILDFIVDNYSPVLESIQDEVEGIEDDVLSKPISRAQIERLYMLRRDLLRLRTAIGPLVEVCRRLEHDELSMVRQAMQPLFRDVTDHVRNIQERIDSMREVLAFAFEASLLVGQAQETAVSKKLASWLAIIAIPTALAGIYGMNFKHMPELEWEYGYYMLLGVMLTACGALYWRFRSAGWL; this is encoded by the coding sequence ATGAACGTCCCGTCGCTCCCCACATCCTCCTCCGAGCCGGTGTCCGCCGAGGGCGTCGTCGCGGCCGGCGCCTATGTCGACGGCCGGCGCGTCGCCAATATCGCCATCAGCGAGGCCTCGAGCTGGCGAGCCAAGCCCGGCCACGTGGTCTGGATCGGCCTGCACGAGCCGGACATGGCACTGCTCGGCGCGGTGCAGAAGCAATTCGACCTGCACGACCTCGCGATCGAGGACGCCAACCACGCCCATCAGCGGCCCAAGATCGAGCAATATGGCGAAGCTCTCTTCATCGTCGCGCGCACCGCGCAATTGATCGAGGGCCGGATCGCCTTCGGCGAGACGCACATTTTCGTCGGCGAAGGTTATCTCGTCTCCGTGCGCCACGGCGCCTCGACCTCCTACACACCGGTGCGAGAGCGCTGCGAAAGCTGTCCGCGGGCGCTCGCGCGCGGCGAGGACTACATCCTCTATGCGATCCTCGACTTCATCGTCGACAATTACTCGCCCGTGCTCGAAAGCATCCAAGACGAGGTCGAGGGTATCGAGGACGACGTGCTCTCCAAGCCGATCAGCAGGGCGCAGATCGAGCGGCTCTACATGCTGCGCCGCGACCTGTTGCGGCTCCGGACCGCGATCGGCCCGTTGGTGGAGGTCTGTCGCCGGCTGGAGCATGACGAGCTGTCGATGGTGCGGCAGGCGATGCAGCCGCTGTTCCGCGACGTCACCGACCACGTCCGCAACATTCAGGAGCGCATCGATTCCATGCGCGAGGTGCTGGCCTTCGCCTTCGAGGCGAGCTTGCTGGTCGGCCAGGCGCAGGAGACGGCGGTGTCGAAGAAGCTCGCCTCCTGGCTTGCAATCATCGCCATTCCGACCGCGCTTGCCGGCATCTACGGCATGAACTTCAAGCACATGCCGGAGCTGGAATGGGAGTACGGCTACTACATGCTACTCGGCGTGATGCTGACGGCGTGCGGTGCGCTGTACTGGCGTTTCCGCAGCGCCGGATGGCTGTGA
- the purS gene encoding phosphoribosylformylglycinamidine synthase subunit PurS: MKARVTVTLKTGILDPQGKAIEGALKSLGVDGVASVRQGKVFDIELAGADKAKAEAALKEAADKLLANTVIENYRVEIV, from the coding sequence GTGAAGGCACGTGTCACCGTTACCCTGAAGACGGGCATCCTCGATCCGCAGGGCAAGGCCATCGAAGGCGCGCTGAAGTCGCTCGGCGTCGACGGCGTCGCCAGCGTCCGCCAGGGCAAGGTGTTCGACATCGAGCTCGCCGGAGCCGACAAGGCCAAGGCGGAAGCCGCGCTGAAGGAAGCTGCCGACAAGCTGCTGGCGAACACCGTGATCGAGAATTATCGGGTGGAGATCGTCTGA
- the purC gene encoding phosphoribosylaminoimidazolesuccinocarboxamide synthase has translation MSRRRRIYEGKAKVLYEGPEPGTLIQHFKDDATAFNAKKHQVIEGKGVLNNRISEYLFQHLNDIGVPTHFIRRLNMREQLIREVEIVPLEVVVRNVAAGSLSQRLGIEEGTQLPRSIIEFYYKNDQLNDPMVSEEHITAFGWATPQEIDDIMALAIRVNDFLTGLFLGIGIRLVDFKMECGRLFENEMMRIIVADEISPDSCRLWDIKSNEKLDKDRFRRDLGGLLEAYTEVAKRLGILMENERPQGTGPVLVKS, from the coding sequence ATGAGCCGTCGGCGTCGCATTTATGAAGGCAAGGCAAAGGTTCTCTACGAAGGCCCGGAGCCCGGTACCCTGATCCAGCACTTCAAGGACGACGCCACCGCGTTCAATGCGAAAAAGCATCAGGTGATCGAGGGCAAGGGTGTCCTCAACAACCGGATCTCGGAGTACCTGTTTCAGCACCTCAACGACATCGGGGTGCCGACCCATTTCATCCGCCGCCTCAACATGCGCGAGCAGTTGATTCGCGAGGTCGAGATCGTGCCGCTCGAGGTGGTGGTGCGGAACGTCGCCGCTGGCTCGCTGTCGCAGCGCCTCGGCATCGAGGAGGGCACCCAGCTGCCCCGTTCGATCATCGAATTCTACTACAAGAACGACCAGCTCAATGACCCCATGGTGTCGGAAGAGCACATCACCGCCTTCGGCTGGGCGACGCCGCAGGAGATCGACGACATCATGGCGCTCGCCATCCGCGTCAACGATTTCCTCACCGGCCTCTTCCTCGGCATCGGCATCCGCCTCGTCGATTTCAAGATGGAGTGCGGGCGCCTGTTCGAGAACGAGATGATGCGCATCATCGTCGCCGACGAGATCTCGCCGGACAGCTGCCGCCTGTGGGACATCAAATCGAACGAGAAGCTCGACAAGGATCGCTTCCGCAGGGACCTCGGTGGTCTGCTGGAAGCCTATACGGAAGTTGCAAAGCGTCTCGGCATCCTCATGGAGAACGAGCGTCCCCAGGGCACCGGCCCGGTGCTGGTGAAGAGCTGA
- a CDS encoding DUF1476 domain-containing protein, translated as MSEISKREEGFEKKFALDEEQKFKAEARRNRLLGLWAAEKLGITGDAATAYAKEVVAADFEEAGDADVLRKLTADFAAKNVAVTEQAIRAKMSELLAVAAAEVKAGK; from the coding sequence ATGAGCGAGATCAGCAAGCGCGAGGAAGGCTTTGAGAAGAAGTTCGCCCTCGACGAGGAGCAGAAATTCAAGGCGGAGGCCCGCCGCAACCGGCTGCTCGGGCTATGGGCGGCCGAGAAGCTCGGCATCACCGGCGATGCCGCCACTGCCTACGCCAAGGAAGTGGTTGCGGCCGATTTCGAGGAGGCCGGCGATGCCGACGTCCTGCGCAAGCTGACGGCCGATTTCGCCGCCAAGAACGTCGCCGTCACCGAGCAGGCGATCCGCGCCAAGATGAGCGAGCTGCTCGCCGTCGCAGCCGCCGAGGTGAAGGCCGGGAAATAA
- a CDS encoding LysR family transcriptional regulator → MDSDALNTFLTVHRKGGISNAAKFLHRSQPAISRRIALLEQELGVALFERVAGRTRLSDAGRVLIPYAERAVAAAQDAEQAIRALTRQNAGPVSLAVTGTLADGRLSTIMKRFAKENPAVTLALRTATSAEVSDLIQRGEATIGLRYNTDRSGDLACELVLSEPLQVVCAPDHPWAGKRVKRLAELRGERWIAFPAMRGRREVAAAHVFALFLTQGLGEVAWTAVDSLTAQKRLVEAGFGLALLARSHMAEELQAGLLATIAVGDLAADQDIVLVTRRGGFLSAAAQRLLETIRRDYAAPDVLAPRDTRKRSPARKGIARRRLA, encoded by the coding sequence ATGGATAGCGACGCCCTCAACACCTTTCTGACCGTTCATCGCAAGGGCGGCATTTCGAATGCCGCGAAATTCCTGCACCGCTCGCAGCCGGCGATCTCGCGCCGCATCGCGCTGCTGGAGCAGGAGCTTGGCGTGGCGCTGTTCGAGCGGGTGGCAGGCCGCACCCGGCTTAGCGACGCCGGGCGTGTGCTGATCCCCTATGCCGAGCGCGCGGTTGCTGCGGCGCAGGACGCCGAGCAGGCGATACGCGCGTTGACCAGGCAGAATGCCGGACCGGTTTCGCTGGCGGTGACCGGCACGCTGGCGGACGGCCGCCTGTCGACCATCATGAAGCGGTTCGCAAAGGAAAATCCGGCCGTCACGCTGGCTCTGCGGACGGCGACCAGCGCGGAGGTGAGCGATCTCATCCAGCGCGGCGAAGCGACGATCGGCCTGCGCTACAACACGGACCGCTCCGGCGACCTCGCCTGCGAGCTGGTGCTGAGCGAGCCTTTGCAGGTGGTGTGTGCGCCCGACCATCCTTGGGCCGGAAAGCGCGTGAAGCGCCTCGCGGAGCTTCGCGGCGAGCGCTGGATCGCATTTCCGGCGATGCGCGGGCGTCGTGAGGTCGCCGCGGCTCACGTGTTCGCGCTGTTTCTCACGCAGGGGCTCGGCGAAGTGGCGTGGACGGCGGTGGATAGCCTCACCGCACAAAAGCGGCTGGTGGAGGCGGGCTTTGGCCTTGCGCTGCTGGCGCGAAGCCACATGGCCGAGGAGCTGCAAGCGGGCTTGCTCGCGACGATCGCGGTGGGCGATCTTGCCGCCGACCAGGACATCGTCCTCGTCACGCGTCGCGGCGGCTTTCTCAGCGCCGCGGCCCAGCGCCTGCTCGAGACCATCCGCCGCGACTATGCGGCGCCGGATGTCTTGGCCCCGCGGGACACCAGAAAGCGATCGCCGGCGCGCAAGGGTATTGCGCGCCGGCGCCTCGCCTGA
- a CDS encoding isocitrate lyase/PEP mutase family protein → MTSQLNKATAFRSLHERRGAFIIPNPWDAGTAKLLAAMGFEALATTSLGVANMLGSSGVSLDVILANARAIVEATDLPVSVDLENCGADEPKRAAQAIQRAAEAGAVGGSIEDFSGDRDRPIYDFSHAVERVQAAVEVTRALPFPFTLTARAENFLHGRKDIDDTIRRLQAFEAAGADVLYAPGLYDLATIRTVVSSLGKPVNHVMGFADPTLTVGQLSAAGVKRISVGGAMSRYALAAFLNCAREMKDKGSFTYIREMADVGALRRAFAAVTPP, encoded by the coding sequence ATGACGAGCCAACTGAACAAGGCGACCGCCTTCCGCTCCCTGCACGAGCGACGTGGTGCCTTCATCATTCCCAATCCATGGGATGCCGGCACGGCCAAGCTGCTTGCGGCGATGGGCTTCGAGGCCCTGGCCACCACGAGCCTCGGGGTCGCCAACATGCTCGGCAGCAGCGGCGTCAGCCTCGACGTGATCCTCGCCAACGCGCGCGCAATCGTCGAAGCCACCGACCTGCCCGTCAGCGTCGACCTCGAGAACTGCGGCGCAGACGAGCCGAAGCGTGCCGCTCAGGCCATTCAGCGCGCGGCCGAAGCCGGCGCCGTCGGCGGCTCGATCGAGGATTTCAGCGGTGACCGCGATCGCCCCATCTACGACTTTTCGCACGCCGTCGAACGTGTCCAGGCCGCCGTCGAAGTCACGCGCGCGCTGCCATTTCCGTTCACGCTGACCGCGCGGGCGGAGAACTTCCTGCACGGCCGCAAGGACATCGACGATACCATTCGCCGCCTGCAGGCCTTCGAGGCCGCGGGCGCCGATGTCCTCTACGCGCCGGGGCTGTACGATCTCGCCACGATCCGGACCGTCGTCTCCTCGCTCGGCAAGCCGGTCAACCACGTCATGGGTTTTGCCGACCCGACACTGACGGTCGGGCAATTGTCCGCCGCCGGCGTCAAGCGCATCAGCGTCGGCGGGGCCATGTCGCGCTACGCGCTCGCCGCTTTCCTGAACTGCGCGCGCGAGATGAAGGACAAGGGATCCTTCACCTACATTCGCGAGATGGCAGACGTCGGCGCGCTGCGCCGCGCCTTCGCCGCGGTCACTCCTCCTTGA
- the cynS gene encoding cyanase: MKREDLTEKLLDIKREKGWSWKHICDKIGGYSEVLIVGAILGQMKLTKPQAANAGELFGLSKAEVAMLNEVPMRGTGTPMPPTDPLIYRFYEMVMVNGPAWKALIEEEFGDGIMSAIDFDMGIERVANPKGDRVKITMSGKFLPYKYYGASGNVPEYGFKEE, encoded by the coding sequence ATGAAACGCGAAGACCTCACCGAGAAGCTGCTCGACATCAAGCGCGAGAAGGGCTGGAGCTGGAAGCACATCTGCGACAAGATCGGCGGCTATTCCGAGGTGCTGATCGTCGGCGCCATCCTGGGTCAGATGAAATTGACGAAGCCGCAGGCGGCCAATGCCGGCGAGCTGTTCGGCCTGTCGAAGGCGGAAGTCGCGATGCTCAACGAGGTGCCGATGCGCGGCACCGGCACGCCAATGCCGCCGACCGATCCGCTGATCTACCGCTTCTACGAGATGGTGATGGTGAACGGTCCGGCCTGGAAGGCGCTGATCGAGGAGGAGTTCGGCGACGGCATCATGTCGGCGATCGACTTCGACATGGGGATCGAGCGCGTCGCCAATCCGAAGGGCGACCGCGTCAAGATCACCATGAGCGGCAAGTTCCTGCCGTACAAATATTACGGCGCCAGCGGCAACGTGCCGGAATACGGCTTCAAGGAGGAGTGA
- a CDS encoding ABC transporter ATP-binding protein, with the protein MADKFISIEGIAKRYPGAGGVTTTIFENLWLSMARGEFCCVIGHSGCGKTTVLNILAGLDAPSEGAVIVDGQAISGTSLDRAVIFQSHALLPWRTVLGNVGYAVSSKWRSWDRARVKAHAQKFIDLVGLTGSEHKRPSELSGGMKQRVGIARALSITPKMMLMDEPFSALDALTRGTLQDEVRRICLETGQTAFMITHDVDEAIYLADKIFLMTNGPGAVLAEVVENPLPRDRGRTDLHRHPLYYALRNHIIDFLVTRSKTFTTEKPDHNPRNVPVIHIGKPGLSIASTGEEPRQTRMPGTNPGLSA; encoded by the coding sequence GTGGCCGACAAGTTCATCTCCATCGAGGGTATCGCCAAACGCTATCCGGGCGCGGGCGGAGTTACGACGACGATCTTCGAGAACCTCTGGCTCTCGATGGCGCGCGGCGAGTTCTGTTGCGTGATCGGCCATTCCGGCTGCGGCAAGACCACCGTGCTCAACATCCTCGCCGGCCTCGATGCGCCGAGCGAAGGCGCCGTCATCGTCGACGGGCAGGCGATCTCGGGCACCAGCCTCGACCGCGCCGTGATCTTCCAGAGCCATGCGCTGTTGCCCTGGCGTACCGTGCTCGGCAACGTCGGCTATGCCGTGAGCTCGAAATGGCGAAGCTGGGACCGCGCCAGGGTGAAAGCGCACGCGCAGAAATTCATCGATCTCGTCGGTCTCACCGGCTCCGAGCACAAGCGTCCGTCGGAACTGTCGGGCGGCATGAAGCAGCGTGTCGGCATCGCGCGCGCGCTGTCAATCACGCCGAAGATGATGCTGATGGACGAGCCGTTCTCGGCGCTGGACGCGCTCACGCGCGGCACGCTGCAGGACGAGGTGCGGCGCATCTGCCTGGAGACCGGGCAGACCGCCTTCATGATCACCCACGATGTCGACGAGGCGATCTATCTCGCCGACAAGATCTTCCTGATGACCAACGGGCCGGGCGCGGTGCTGGCCGAGGTTGTCGAGAATCCGCTGCCGCGGGATCGCGGTCGCACCGATCTGCACCGCCATCCGCTCTATTATGCGCTGCGCAACCACATCATCGATTTCCTGGTGACGCGCAGCAAGACCTTCACCACCGAAAAGCCGGATCACAATCCGCGCAATGTGCCGGTGATCCATATCGGCAAGCCCGGCCTCTCGATCGCATCGACCGGCGAAGAGCCGCGACAGACCCGAATGCCGGGGACAAATCCCGGATTGAGCGCCTAA
- the ntrB gene encoding nitrate ABC transporter permease: MTSSLRLRAGLVSIALLAAFLGIWHLATRSAGTTTTMSPEYAKLMGLTATQGKSAMPGPLDVGAKLWEHLRRPFYDNGPNDKGLGIQLAYSIARVGTGYLLAVLVAIPLGFLIGMSPLLSKALDPFIQVLKPISPLAWMPLALYTIKDSSVSAIFVIFICSIWPMLLNTVFGVASVRKEWINVARTLEVGTVRRAFTVILPAAAPTILTGMRISIGIAWLVIVAAEMLVGGTGIGYFVWNEWNNLSITNVIIAILLIGVVGMLLDQILARFTRMVTFPE, translated from the coding sequence ATGACATCCTCCCTCCGTCTCCGTGCCGGGCTCGTCTCGATCGCGCTGCTCGCCGCGTTCCTCGGCATCTGGCATCTTGCGACGCGCTCGGCCGGCACCACCACGACGATGAGCCCGGAATACGCCAAGCTGATGGGCCTTACCGCGACGCAGGGCAAGTCGGCGATGCCCGGGCCGCTCGACGTCGGCGCCAAGCTCTGGGAGCATCTGAGGCGGCCGTTCTACGACAACGGGCCGAACGACAAGGGGCTCGGCATCCAGCTCGCTTATTCGATCGCGCGCGTCGGTACCGGCTATCTGCTCGCCGTGCTGGTCGCCATCCCGCTCGGCTTCCTGATCGGCATGTCGCCGCTGCTGAGCAAGGCGCTCGATCCGTTCATCCAGGTCTTGAAGCCGATCTCGCCGCTGGCCTGGATGCCGCTCGCGCTCTACACCATCAAGGATTCCTCGGTCTCGGCGATCTTCGTCATCTTCATCTGCTCGATCTGGCCGATGCTGCTCAACACCGTGTTCGGGGTGGCGAGCGTGCGCAAGGAGTGGATCAACGTCGCGCGAACGCTGGAGGTCGGCACGGTCAGGCGTGCCTTCACCGTGATCCTGCCCGCGGCGGCGCCGACGATCCTGACCGGCATGCGCATCTCGATCGGCATCGCCTGGCTCGTGATCGTCGCGGCCGAGATGCTCGTCGGCGGCACCGGCATCGGCTATTTCGTCTGGAACGAGTGGAATAATTTGTCGATCACCAACGTCATCATCGCGATCCTCTTGATCGGTGTCGTCGGCATGCTGCTCGACCAGATCCTGGCGCGCTTCACGCGCATGGTCACTTTTCCGGAGTAG
- a CDS encoding CmpA/NrtA family ABC transporter substrate-binding protein has protein sequence MSTFDNPFDPDRNLRAGCACGQHRSAAEHEQAALALRCQPAESEEKRYEGVVASAVMRAMFPQDMARRAFLKSVGASTALAALSQCFPLKTATEVFAQAGAPEKKDLKVGFIPITCATPIIMAAPMGFYSKHGLNVEVVKTAGWAVIRDKTINKEYDAAHMLAPMPIAISLGLGANAIPFAVPAIENINGQGIVLATKHKDKRDPKDWKGLKFAIPFDYSMHNYLLRYYLAEHGLDPDTDVQLRSVPPPEMVANLRADNIDGFLAPDNICQRAIYDGVGFMHLLSKEIWDGHPCCSFAASREFITTAPNSFAALTRAIVDATAYASKAENRKQIAEAIAPANYINAPVTVLEQVLTGTYADGLGGVKTDAKRVDFDPFPWQSFAVWMLTQMKRWGQIKGDVDYKAVAEQVYLATDTKKLMTEMGLSPPATAYKSFAVMGKNFDPAKPEDYLASFKIKKGA, from the coding sequence ATGTCCACGTTCGACAATCCGTTTGATCCCGATCGCAACCTTCGAGCCGGCTGTGCCTGCGGCCAGCATCGTTCCGCGGCAGAGCACGAGCAGGCGGCCTTGGCGCTGCGCTGCCAGCCGGCCGAGAGCGAGGAGAAGCGTTACGAGGGCGTCGTCGCGTCCGCCGTCATGCGCGCGATGTTTCCGCAGGACATGGCGCGGCGCGCGTTCCTGAAGTCGGTCGGGGCCTCGACCGCGCTCGCCGCGCTGTCTCAGTGCTTCCCGCTCAAGACTGCGACCGAGGTGTTCGCGCAAGCCGGTGCGCCCGAGAAAAAGGATCTCAAGGTCGGCTTCATCCCGATCACCTGCGCGACGCCGATCATCATGGCGGCGCCGATGGGCTTCTATTCAAAGCACGGGCTCAACGTCGAGGTGGTGAAGACCGCCGGCTGGGCCGTGATCCGCGACAAGACCATCAACAAGGAATACGACGCCGCGCACATGCTGGCGCCGATGCCGATCGCGATCTCGCTTGGCCTTGGCGCCAACGCCATTCCCTTCGCGGTGCCCGCGATCGAGAACATCAACGGGCAGGGCATCGTGCTGGCGACCAAGCACAAGGACAAGCGCGATCCGAAGGACTGGAAGGGCCTGAAATTCGCGATTCCGTTCGACTATTCCATGCACAATTACCTGCTGCGCTATTATCTCGCCGAGCACGGTCTCGATCCCGATACCGACGTGCAGCTGCGCTCGGTGCCGCCGCCGGAGATGGTCGCGAATTTGCGCGCCGACAATATCGACGGCTTCCTCGCGCCCGACAACATCTGCCAGCGCGCTATCTATGACGGCGTCGGCTTCATGCATCTGCTCTCCAAGGAGATCTGGGACGGCCATCCCTGCTGCAGCTTTGCCGCCAGTCGCGAGTTCATCACCACCGCGCCGAACAGCTTTGCGGCGCTGACGCGCGCCATCGTCGATGCCACCGCCTATGCCTCCAAGGCCGAAAACCGCAAGCAGATCGCGGAAGCGATCGCACCGGCCAACTACATCAACGCGCCGGTCACCGTGCTGGAGCAGGTGCTGACCGGCACCTATGCCGATGGTCTCGGCGGGGTGAAGACGGACGCCAAGCGCGTCGATTTCGATCCGTTCCCCTGGCAGTCCTTTGCGGTGTGGATGCTGACGCAGATGAAGCGCTGGGGCCAGATCAAGGGCGACGTCGACTACAAGGCGGTGGCCGAGCAGGTGTATCTCGCCACCGACACCAAGAAGCTGATGACCGAGATGGGCCTGTCGCCGCCGGCGACGGCTTACAAATCGTTCGCGGTGATGGGGAAGAATTTCGATCCGGCCAAGCCGGAGGATTATCTGGCGAGCTTCAAGATCAAGAAGGGGGCGTGA